One region of Glycine max cultivar Williams 82 chromosome 9, Glycine_max_v4.0, whole genome shotgun sequence genomic DNA includes:
- the LOC100791221 gene encoding uncharacterized protein — MYRFQVLQEPIPSLIAPTLLHFSNFVTSKHTPLFSLFLFNLPEKTKTRKIIHPLTFSLSLLSTNMAIENQDNTVREIKPKNRRIMGAGGPDDDDNRWPPWLKPLLKESFFVQCKLHADSHKSECNMYCLDCMNGPLCSLCLAHHKDHRAIQIRRSSYHDVIRVSEIQKVLDITGVQTYIINSARVVFLNERPQPRPGKGVTNTCEVCERSLLDSFRFCSLGCKIVGTSKNFQKRKKQSMLMSSDSEDSYSSNSVHGLKKNFKVQSFTPSTPPPTSVNYRTAKRRKGIPHRAPMVGLIIEY, encoded by the exons atgtACCGCTTCCAAGTCCTACAAGAACCCATTCCCTCCCTCATTGCCCCCACTCTTCTCCACTTCTCAAACTTTGTAACTTCAAAACATACTCCTCTGTTCTCTCTGTTTCTCTTCAATCTTcctgaaaaaacaaaaacacgaAAAATCATCCACCCTctcacattctctctctctctcctttcaACTAATATGGCAATTGAAAACCAAGACAACACTGTCAGAGAAATCAAGCCAAAGAACAGGAGAATCATG ggtGCTGGAGGCCCTGATGATGACGACAATAGGTGGCCACCGTGGTTGAAGCCACTGCTGAAAGAGAGCTTCTTTGTTCAATGCAAGTTGCATGCTGACTCTCACAAGAGCGAATGCAACATGTATTGCTTGGACTGTATGAATGGCCCTCTCTGCTCTCTCTGCCTCGCTCACCACAAGGATCACCGTGCAATCCAG ATTAGGAGGTCCTCATACCATGATGTGATCAGAGTCTCTGAGATTCAGAAGGTGTTGGACATCACTGGTGTCCAAACCTACATTATCAACAGCGCAAGGGTGGTGTTTTTGAACGAGAGGCCTCAACCAAGGCCAGGAAAAGGGGTCACAAACACTTGTGAAGTCTGCGAACGTAGCCTTCTTGATTCTTTCCGCTTCTGTTCTCTTGGTTGCAAG ATTGTTGGAACATCTAAGAACTTCCAGAAGAGGAAGAAACAGTCAATGTTAATGTCATCAGATTCTGAGGACTCATACAGCAGCAACAGCGTCCATGGCCTTAAgaaaaacttcaaagttcagagctTCACACCATCCACCCCACCcccaacatcggttaattacaGAACGGCCAAGAGAAGAAAGGGAATACCACACCGTGCCCCAATGGTTGGACTAATCATAGAATATTAG